DNA sequence from the Streptomyces canus genome:
TGTCGGCGTACGCGCTGTCGCCGCTGACGTGGTGGCGGAGGCCGTTCTGGTACGCGGCGTGGATGTCGTTGTAGAGCGTCGCGTAGTTCTGCGGGCTGCCCGCGCCCCGGTACACCGTCGCCTGCGGGTTGGGCGTCCAGCCGCTCTGCGCATGGCGGTTGGCGGTCAGCTTGGCGAAACCGGCCGTGTAGGGCGCGGCGCCCGCCTTCACCTTCGCGGCCATGCGGGCGAGGTCGGCCTGCGTGTGCAGCAGACCCGGGTGCGCGAAGGCGGAGTCGGCGGCGGTGGCGGGCAGGGCCGTCGCGGCGGTCACCGCGACACCCGCGGCTCCCGCCGCCTTGAGCAAGCTGCGACGGCTGATCTGTGAAGTCACGAACGTCATTCCTCGCGTGCCGGTGGCTGGGGACGGTCAGGAGACGCGAGGGTGGGGGAGGCGATAACAGAAAGACGCCGACGACAGCCCCGGCGCCGATGACGCCAAAGGAGCCGTGCCCATGAGCATCCGCAGGGTCATGCCCGACATCCATGTCGCGTCCGGTGAGGCCCTGACGGCCAACCGTGCCTTCTACGGCCTGCTCGGCTTCGAGGAGGTCATGGACATGGGATGGGTCGTCACACTGGCGTCGCCCGCCAACCCGACCGCCCAGATCAGCTTCCTCACCGAGGAGCGCACCGCCCCCGTCGTCCCCGACCTGAGCGTGGAGGTCGAGGACGTCGACGCCGTGTACACGCAGGTCGTGGCGTCGGGCGCCGAGGTCGTACGGGAGCTGCGGGACGAGGAGTGGGGCGTACGACGCTTCTTCGTCCGGGACCCGAACGGCCGGGTGGTCAATGTGCTGACCCACAAGGCCGGGGGAGGTCACTGACCCCTCAGGCGTTGCGGTCCGCCACCGCCCACGACGCCAGGGCCACCGCTCCCGCCACTCGAACATCGCCGGCCACGCGCCCACCTTCTTGGCCAGTGGGTGGGACCCGGCGAAGGCGGCGACATACGCGGCCGTCAGCGCCCCGGCGGCCTTCCCGCCGGCCCGCTCCCGCCACTGCTGGGCCGCCGCGGCCCCGGCGACGGCCGGCACCACCCCGCCCAGCTGCCGCTTCTGACCGAACCGGACCGGACGAGAGGCGCCACTGACCGAACCCGACCGGACGTGAAGGATGATCCGCGGTCACTGGTTGTGCCCTGCGTCGAAGCGGGCCGTGGCCAGGACGGAGCCGTCCGCGGCCAGCAGCCGGGCACCGGACACCGTGGCCGGGTCGACACGCGTGGGGGCCCCCCAGTAACCCCGGCCGGCGTCGTCGAGGGAGAACTCTCCGAGGTGGACCGATGTGCCGTCCGTACGCTCCAGTCGGCATCCGACCTTTCCGGCCTCCGGGTATCCGTCGCGCGAGCCCGCGGCCTCGGACGCGTCTCCGGCCCGGGAGTCGGATCCGGAACCGTCCCGGCCGAGGTGGACCGACATGTAGACCCAGCCCGGATGTCCGGTATAGGCGAAGATCCGGCCCACCGGGCGGTGGCCGGGGGCCAGCAGAGACGCCGCGAGCAGGCCGTGCGCCGAGCCGGGGGGCTGCGAACTCCGCGAGGGGGGAGCCGACGCTCCCTCGATGGCCGTACCGACGGCCCAGCCACCGAAGCCGAACCCGAGGGCGGTCGCGACGGCGGCCGCGACCGCCACGCCGGCCCGTGGTCGCCACCGGCGCGCCGGCCGGTTCAGGCCCAGCCTGTCCGTCACCCGTGTCTCGAAGCCGGCGGGCGGCTCGCTGCCCGGCAGGAGAGAGAGCAGTCCGTCTCCGACGAACGTCAAGTGCTCCACGCGCTCCCGGCAGGCGGGGCAGCGGTCCAGGTGGGCGATGGCCTCGGCGCGCTCCTGACCGGGGAGGACACCCAGTGCCAGCTCGTCGGCGACGGCCCTCAGCCACTCGCAGTCCCTGTCAGTCATGATCGGCTCGCTCGGGTTCCAGAACCGTCCGCAGTTTCCCCATCGCCGTCCTGATCCGTGTCTTCGCCGTGCCCAGGGGGATCCCTTCGAACTCGGAGATCTGCCGTGCGGTCATCCCGTAGATCCCGGCCATGACCACGGCCCGCGCCTGCTGGCGCGGAAGGCCCGCCACCGCGGCCCGTATCCGGGAGGCCGCCTCGTCGGCCAGCGCCCACTGTTCCGGCGTCCGGGTCACGATGCCGAGCAGAGCGTCGAGATCCTCGGGGGAGACAGGGGTCGCCTTGCGCGCGCGGACGGCGTCGATCGCCAGGTTGTGCGTGATGGTCCCCAGCCAGGTCTTCACCGATCCACGCCGGGAGTCGTAGACCTGCGCATGACGCCAAGCCCTTTCGAAGGTCTGCTGGGCGATGTCCTCGGCGAGCTGGGGGTCGTCGACGACAGCGACGGCGATACCGAAGACCATGCGCTGGAACCGGCGGACGAAAGCGAGGGCGGTCTCCGGGGCGCCGGTCGCCATTCCCGCCAGCAGTGCCTCGTCCGAGAGCCGCCCGAGTGGTAGGCCCAATCTCCGCATACCAGTGGATACGGCGAACCTCGCCGAACGGATTCCCCCGGTTCGCGCGATCACATAACTATTCTCCCGCTTGCTCACTCTTGTCGGAAATCCCTCGGCGCGATCCGTCCGTATCTCTGGGCAGGAACGATTTCTCACGGAGGGCCGAGACATGGCGACGACGCTCATGACGTTCGTACGCAGGAACGTCGGGCCCGGGATGGCCGCCGGAGCACTGGCGGCCATCCTCGTGGCGTGCGGAGGCGGAAACGGCAGCGGTGGCGGCTCGTCATCGTCAGCCCCGGAACAGAGTGGCAAGCAGGGAACCACCCAGGTGGACGTGAAACTGGTCGACTACAAGATGGAGCTGTCCCAGAAGACGGTGAAGGCGGGGACCTACACGTTCGCCGTCAAGAACGACGGCCATCACGACCACGCCATGGAGATCGAGGTCTCGGGAACGGAACACAAGACGCGGACGCTGGCACCCGGAGAGTCGGCGAACCTCACCGTCTCGCTGAAGGACGGCAAGTACCAGGTCTACTGCCCTGTCGACGGCCACAAGGACCTGGGCATGAAGACCGAACTCACCGTGGGCGGCACCGCCTCAACGGGCAGCGGCACCCATACGACCGACGGTAATGGCTACTGAACGGCTACGACCGCTCACCCCTTGGAATCGATCATCCAGGGGCCTCGTCCTTGCGTGCCCCGGCTCGTAGCCGCAGCTCCGCCACATAGGCGGAGGCGACGGCGCAGCCGATGGCGGTGAGGGCGGAGCCCACGGCGACGGGATTGACGTACCCGGGGATCGCGTCGGCCGGGTAGCTGCCGCCGCCCTTCATCTCGCAGTCGAAGGAGAGGGGGAAGTAGCGCACCGAGTAGTCGATGACATGGACGACCTGCTCGTTCCCACGGCACGGCGGTATCGGCGCGGAGCCCGTGCCACCGTCCTCCGCCTCGAGGAACGCGCCGGCGAGATGCAGCAGCCCCCAGGTGTACACGAGGAGCGCGACGAGCCCCGCCAGTGTGGCGAACCCGCGCAGACGACGAGCCACCGACGACATCCCGGCCCCCTGACGACTCGTTTCCGGGTCCGCAGAGTCCAGCAGCACGCAAGGCGAACGGCTGTGGCGGAGCCCACAGTTCCGGCAACAGGGCTGTCACAGACGGGACGGGGAAAACGGCTGGCGCGCGGCACGCGGGTCGGGCGAGTCTTCCCTCACGTACGCGACCCAGGCGAGGGGGAGGGAAGTTGAAGCGCCGCACCACGCGCCGCACCACGCACCTCACCGTCGGCGACGGCACCCGCATCGCCTACCGCGACCGCCCCGGCCTCAGTCCCGGCCCCGGCCCCGAACCATCCGTGCTGCTCCTGCACGGCCTCGCGGGCCATCTGGGCGAATGGGACGACCTGGCAGGGCGGTTGGAGTCGTCCGGGCGCCGCGTGGTGTCGTACGACGCCCGTGGCCACGGTGAGAGCACCCGCCGCCCGGCGTCGGTGACCCGCGCCGCCCACGTCGAGGACGCCGCGACCCTGCTGCGGGAACTGGATCTCGCCCCCGCGATCCTCGTCGGCCAGTCCCTGGGCGGCCACACGGCGATGCTGCTCGCGGCGGACCACCCCGGACTGGTCCACTCCCTGGTCCTGGTCGAGGCGGGCCCGGCGGGCCGGAGCCCGGAGCTGCCCGGCGAGATCGCGGGCTGGCTGGACGGCTGGCCCCTTCCCTTCGCGTCCCTGGAGCAGGCGACGGCCTTCCTCGGCCACGAGGCATGGGCGCGAGGGCTCGAGGAGTACGCGGACGGCCTTCGTCCGCGCTTCGACCGTGACACGCTGGTCCGGACGATGACGGAACTGGCCACCGACGGCTACTGGCCGCAGTGGTCGCGGATCCGCTGCCCCACGCTCCTCGTGCGCGGCGCGTCCGGCACGATGAAGTCCGCGGAGGCGGCCGAGATGCTGACCCGTCGCCCGGACACCCGTACGGCCGTCGTCCCGGGCGCCGCCCACGACGTACACCTGGACCAGCCGGAACCGCTCCACCGGGAGATCGAGAAGTTCCTGGCCGACGAGTCGCCGAGGAGAAGCCCGTGACGTACGTCTTCCTGGAGACCGAAAGGCTGCGGCTGCGGGCGTTCACCGAGGCCGACGAAGACCATCTCGTCGCCCTGGACGGCGACCCCGAGGTGATGCGCTTCCTCACCGGCGGCGCGCCCACGCCCCCCGAGACGATCCGCACCCGCACCCTGCCCCGCCTCCTCCACGACCACCCCGGCCTCGGCACCCGCGGCTACTGGGCGGCCGAGGAGAAGTCCACCGGCACCTTCCTCGGCTGGTTCGAGTTCCGCCCCCTCGACGACGAGTGCCCGGCCGTCGTCGAACTGGGCTACCGACTCAACAAGGCGGCCTGGGGCCGGGGTTACGCCACCGAGGGCTCCCGCGCCCTCGTCGACAAGGGCTTCACCGACCTCGGGGTCGAACGCGTCACCGCCAACACCATGACCGTCAACACGGGCTCGCGCCGCGTGATGGAGAAGTCCGGCCTGACCTTCCTGCGCACCTACTTCGGCGACTGGCCGGAGGCGATCGAGGGCTCCGATCAGGGCGAGGTGGAGTACGAACTCCTGCGCACCGACTGGGAACAACGCCGACGCGAGCAAGCATGAACACCGGCCGCCCGCTCCTCTACCTCGACGTCGACGGCCCCCTCAATCCCTACGCCGCCAAGCCCGAACGCCGCCCCGAGGGCTACACCACCCACCGCATGAAGCCCGAGGGCTGGCTGGCCCAGCACCCCGGCCTGCCCCCGTCCCGCGTCCGGCCCCTCCGGGTCTGGCTCAACCCGTCCCACGGCCAGGCCCTGCTGAAGCTGACGGACCGCTACGACCTGGTCTGGGCGACCACCTGGCGCGAGGAGGCGAACACCTTCATCGGCCCCGTCCTCGGCCTCCCACCCCTCCCCGTCGTCGACTGGCCCACGACCCTCGCCCCCGGCCCGAACGGCACCTTCTGGAAGACCCGCCACCTCGTCACGCACGCCGAGGGCCGCCCCTTCGTCTGGCTGGACGACGAACTCGACGACAGGGACCGCGAGTTCGTGGCGGACCATCATGACGGCCCGGCTCTGCTGCATTGGGTCGATCCCCGAGTCGGCCTGCGCACTACCGATTTCGAGGCGGTCGCGGGCTTCGCCAGGGACCTGTGACGGCGAGCGCCGGGCCTCGACGCCCCCGGCCGAGGGTGCGTTCGGTGCGTCAGGGAATGAGCGTGAAACTCGCCCGGTAGACATAGCCCGGCATGGCGGGCCTGTAGGAGAAGCCGTGCCCCATGGTGAGGATGTCCGTGTACCCGTCGGGGTGGTCCACGTCGTTCATCACGTAGCTGATGGAGTACGACACCGTGGCCGGAGTCGACCCCGACCACTCGTAACAGGTCAGGAATTCCGGGTGCTCGTCGAAGTCCCTGACGGCCGTGGGGTTGTCCGCGCTGAGGTAGATGTGGCGGATGTACTGCGGAAATATGGACCAGTCCTGGCAGATGACCTCGGTCACCGGGGCGGCTGCCGAGGCGGTAGGAGCCGGTGCGGTCAACGGGACGCCGAGGGCGGCGGCAACGGCCAGCAGAACAGCGGGTCTTCGCATGGTCAGCTCCGTGGGTTCGTCGATGGGCCACTCATGGTGACAACGGCCGCCGCCTTCCACAGGGGGGAATCGAGCCTCCTGCCCGATCCCCCTTCACACCTCATCGAGCAACGCCGCCAGCCCCTGGTCGAGTTCCGGGCCCAAATCCTCCGTGCCCGGCTCGACGACGGCGTAGGAGCGCAGCAGGAAGCGGCGGAGGGCGGCCGTGCCGAAGCGGATCACGGCGACGCCCAGCGGTGAGTGCAACTCGATGACGGTCCGGGCCCACCCCTGCGGCCGTATTCGTACGTCCCCCTCGCCCGCGGGTGTCCCCAGCCCCTCCTCCAGGAGCGCCCGCCCGAACATCCATGTCACGCCCTCGCCGTCGGCCGAGACGTGCGCGGGGAAGTCGATGTGCACGGCGAAGGGCTCGGCGGAGCTGTAACGCAGCGTGGGGCGCACCGGGAGTTCCGGGTGGTCGGTGGTGATCAGGCGGGCGCGGACGGTCTGTTCCAGGGTGGCGAAGCGCATGAGCGGCGGTCTCCGTCTCGGGGTCGAGCATGGGTCGGTTGCCATGTCGAGCCACAGGAGTGCCCCTTGATTACGCGGGGCCCGGAGTTCGTTCATGTGACCTGAGTCACGCCCGGAACTGAATGGTTGAAAGTTTTGTCATCTAGGCTGACAAACCCTTCCGCGCCCCGCCCGCCGGGAACTGGAGCGTTCCTGCCATGACCGACCAACCTGCCAGAGTGCCCGCCCAGGCATCCCCCTCCGCGACCGCCGCATACGTGCGGGTCTACGAGGAGGAACAGCCGCGCCTCGTCGCATACGCCCGCTCGCTCACCCGCAACACCTGGGCGGCCGAAGACCTCGTCGCCGAGGCACACTTCCGCGTGTGGCGGCGGCTGTCCGCCGGGCACGAGATCGACAACGTTCCGGCGTACCTCATGACGACCGTCCGGCACCTCGCGTCCTCCGTCGCGAGCGCCACCCACGAGACCCCGCGGGACCCGCAGATCCCCGAACAGGCCTCCGCCGGGCAGGTGGACGACCCGGCCGAACAGGTCTCCTCCACCGACCTGTTGGTACGCGTCCTCGGCGAACTCCCCGAACGCTGGGTGCAGGCCCTGTGGCTCGCCGACGCCGAGGGCCAGCCGCTGGAGACGGTCGGTCGGCAGATCGGCGCCAAGCAGGGCGCCACGGCCGTACTGCTGCACCGTGCCCGCGAGGGCATGCGCCAGGCGTTCCTGCGCTCGCAGACCGAGGCCCCCGACGATCCCGCGTGCGAGGTCCACTGGGTCCGTATGCCGGCCTACGTCCGCGGCAACGCGACCCCGCGCCAGTCCGAGCGCCTCCTCGCCCACGTCGACGCCTGTGACGGGTGCCGGGGCCGCCTCGCCGTCCTGATCCGCGCCAACAACCGGCTGCCCGCGCTCGTGGGCCCCGCGCTGCTGGTGTTCGTGATGGGCGGCGGCACGGGGAAGTTCCTGGCGTCGCTCACGGCCGGGTCCGCGGGGGCGGCCTCGGCGACCGGGCGGGGTCTTCTTCATACGGCCCGTGCGGCGGGCCCGAAGACCAAGGCCGCCCTCGCCTCCGGTACGGCGGCCGCCGCGGCCATCGCGGTCGTGCTGGCCCTCGGGGTGAACGAGTCGCCCGCGACGGTGACTTCGCCGGGAAAGGTGCCGGTGGCGCGGGGGCCGGTGGCACAGACGCCGGTGGCGGGGCCGTCCGCGGGGGTGGCGGGGGAGCCGCCGGGGGGTGCGGCCCGGCGGGTCGAGCGGGATCGGGGCGACGGGACGGGAGCGGTCGTGGCCGGGGATCCCGGGAGCCGTTCGGGCAGTTCGGACGGCGGGGGTGCCGAGGGCGACTCGGGGGCGCCGGAGCAACCCGCGCCGGAGGTGCCGCAGCCGGCGCCGACGCCGCCGAAGGAACAGCAGCCCGAGCCCGGGCAACCGAAGCCCGGCACACCGCGGGAGAAGCCCCCCGTACCGGAGCCGGGTACCCCTGCTCCCACTGATCCCGACCCTGTTGGTGAGTCGCCGGAGCCCCCGACGTACTCGGAACCGCCGCCCGCTCCGGAGCCGACCGAACCATCAGACCCGTCGGACCCGTCGGACCCGTCGGACCCGCCCGCACCGGAGACCCCGGAGCCGCCCACCCCCGGCGACGGGTGCGGCCCCCCGCCCACCCCCGGAACTTCCGCCCCTGACAAGGGAGTTGAACCGACGACGTACGCATAACCGAAACCGAGAGAGATCGAGCGCTTCTTCGACGGCTTCGAGCTGATCGACCCGGGCGTGGCCCAGGGCGCTCTGGCGCCCGGACACACCCCCGCCGCCCCGCTCGCGGGAGATCGGCTTCTACGGCGGGGTGGCCCGGAAGCTCACCTGAACCGTTACTGACCCTTACTGGTGGTACGGCTGCTGCGGGGCCTGTCCGCCCTGCACCTGACCCCCGGTCCCGCCACCGGCGGCGGCCTGCGTCTGCAGTTGCTCCGCCTCCTCCGCGCTCAGCTTGCTCTCCGCACCGCAGAACGTGCACTGCGTCGCGTACTTCGTGGAGATCGGGAACAACGGCACGAAGAACAGCGTGAACTTCGTGACGCGCTTGCGCAGGGTGTGCGCGGCCGGATTCCCGCAGCGCCCGCACACCAGGGTGAGTATCGCGAGCTGGTACAGGTATCCCTTGGTGCCAAAGAGGATGAGCATGATGTCGTCGCCTTCCGGGGTCGGTGCTTGAGAGGCAGTATCCCCGGGACCGGCGTCTGTGCTGTGCCGTCCCGCGCAGTGGACTGTGGGCAGCGCGTCGGTGACCGTCACCCGGACTCCTGGCCGCCGGTGCCGGCGCCGACGCGGCCGGCAGCTCGGGCCGAGGTCCACCAGCCGGCCACGACCAGGGGGAGCACGGCCAGCAGGGGCAGCAGCGGGAAGTGGCCATCGGCGCCGTCGGAGGAGAAGGCGTCACGGACGGCCGCGTTCGCCGGCGAGGCGGAGACCACCAGCAGCAGCACCGAACCGATGACCAGCGTTCCGGCCGCGCCCACCGTCGTGCGCACCAGCGGCGGACTACCGGCCGCTCCGAGCGCACTGCCCGTCAACGCGCAGACCAGTCCGGTGGCCAGACCATTGCCGAGCACCAGGGGCAGATTCTGGGGCACCCGGCAGACCAGCAGGGCCCCCGCTGCCGCGAGTGTCACCAGCAGCAGACCCACGGCCAGGGGGATGACGAGCGCGGCGTACTGCGGCCGACGGGTACCGGTCGCGGCGGCGAGGCAGGCACGGGCCGCAGGCGGTTCCGCGGCCAGCAGGGAGCGGGTGAGCCAGGCCAGGGCGGGCACCAGCACGGCGGCGTTCCAGCCGAGCTGACTGCCGAGCCCGGACTGACCGTCCAGTGAGATCGCCACCAGCCCCACGTAGAACAGCACGGGCGGGAGCCAGCGCTGGGAGCGGAGGAGGAGGGCGCTGTAGTAGCGGAGCAGCGCGGTCAAGGGCGGACTCCGCTCGGGTGTGGGGTGTGGGCGCCCGGAACGCCGTAGGTCTGAAGCAGTGCTCTCACCGTGGTCCCCCGCTCACGCCCCGCACATGGGCTCCCGGCTCGGCGAGCAGCGCGCGCAGCACCGCGTCCGAGTGGGTCTCGTCCGTCTCCAGCCGCACGCTCCCGTCCGCGAGCGTGCTGACCGCCCGCACGCCGGGCAGCGCGGACAGCTCCGCCACCCCGCCCGTCAGGCCCGCGCAGTCGATCCGTACCGGTGCGGCGGCGGCCTGCCGCGTCACGGCCACCGTGCCCCCACCGACGACCCACCGCAGATCGGTGCGCTCCGAGAGCCGTTCCGGATCATGATCAACGAAGACCACGGTCGCGCCCTCGGCCACCCGACGCTCCACCTCATCGTCCAGGGCGACCCGCGAATCGGCGTCCAGTCCCGTCCACGCCTCGTCCAGCACCAACAGCTCGGGCTCGGCGAGGAGTGCCTGTACGACGGCCACCTTCTGGCAGGTCCCCTTGGACAGCTTGGCCAGCGGCTGCCCCGCGTGCTCCTCGGCCCCGAACCGGGCCAGCAGCCGCGCCCCGCGCCGCTCCGCCTCCGCGCCCGGCAGACCGTGCACCCGCCCCACGAGCCGCAGATACTCCGACGCGCTGAAGGGCAGCGCGGGCGGGAAACGCTCCGGGACGTACGCGGTACGCGCCGGACGCCCGAGCACCCGCCCCCGGTCCGGCCGGGCCGACCCGGCGACCACCCGCAGCAACGTCGACTTCCCGCACCCGTTGGCACCCTGGGCCC
Encoded proteins:
- a CDS encoding VOC family protein, with the protein product MSIRRVMPDIHVASGEALTANRAFYGLLGFEEVMDMGWVVTLASPANPTAQISFLTEERTAPVVPDLSVEVEDVDAVYTQVVASGAEVVRELRDEEWGVRRFFVRDPNGRVVNVLTHKAGGGH
- a CDS encoding zf-HC2 domain-containing protein, producing the protein MTDRDCEWLRAVADELALGVLPGQERAEAIAHLDRCPACRERVEHLTFVGDGLLSLLPGSEPPAGFETRVTDRLGLNRPARRWRPRAGVAVAAAVATALGFGFGGWAVGTAIEGASAPPSRSSQPPGSAHGLLAASLLAPGHRPVGRIFAYTGHPGWVYMSVHLGRDGSGSDSRAGDASEAAGSRDGYPEAGKVGCRLERTDGTSVHLGEFSLDDAGRGYWGAPTRVDPATVSGARLLAADGSVLATARFDAGHNQ
- a CDS encoding RNA polymerase sigma factor, with the translated sequence MRRLGLPLGRLSDEALLAGMATGAPETALAFVRRFQRMVFGIAVAVVDDPQLAEDIAQQTFERAWRHAQVYDSRRGSVKTWLGTITHNLAIDAVRARKATPVSPEDLDALLGIVTRTPEQWALADEAASRIRAAVAGLPRQQARAVVMAGIYGMTARQISEFEGIPLGTAKTRIRTAMGKLRTVLEPERADHD
- a CDS encoding cupredoxin domain-containing protein; translation: MATTLMTFVRRNVGPGMAAGALAAILVACGGGNGSGGGSSSSAPEQSGKQGTTQVDVKLVDYKMELSQKTVKAGTYTFAVKNDGHHDHAMEIEVSGTEHKTRTLAPGESANLTVSLKDGKYQVYCPVDGHKDLGMKTELTVGGTASTGSGTHTTDGNGY
- a CDS encoding alpha/beta fold hydrolase; the protein is MKRRTTRRTTHLTVGDGTRIAYRDRPGLSPGPGPEPSVLLLHGLAGHLGEWDDLAGRLESSGRRVVSYDARGHGESTRRPASVTRAAHVEDAATLLRELDLAPAILVGQSLGGHTAMLLAADHPGLVHSLVLVEAGPAGRSPELPGEIAGWLDGWPLPFASLEQATAFLGHEAWARGLEEYADGLRPRFDRDTLVRTMTELATDGYWPQWSRIRCPTLLVRGASGTMKSAEAAEMLTRRPDTRTAVVPGAAHDVHLDQPEPLHREIEKFLADESPRRSP
- a CDS encoding GNAT family N-acetyltransferase — its product is MTYVFLETERLRLRAFTEADEDHLVALDGDPEVMRFLTGGAPTPPETIRTRTLPRLLHDHPGLGTRGYWAAEEKSTGTFLGWFEFRPLDDECPAVVELGYRLNKAAWGRGYATEGSRALVDKGFTDLGVERVTANTMTVNTGSRRVMEKSGLTFLRTYFGDWPEAIEGSDQGEVEYELLRTDWEQRRREQA
- a CDS encoding HAD domain-containing protein, encoding MNTGRPLLYLDVDGPLNPYAAKPERRPEGYTTHRMKPEGWLAQHPGLPPSRVRPLRVWLNPSHGQALLKLTDRYDLVWATTWREEANTFIGPVLGLPPLPVVDWPTTLAPGPNGTFWKTRHLVTHAEGRPFVWLDDELDDRDREFVADHHDGPALLHWVDPRVGLRTTDFEAVAGFARDL
- a CDS encoding SsgA family sporulation/cell division regulator; translated protein: MRFATLEQTVRARLITTDHPELPVRPTLRYSSAEPFAVHIDFPAHVSADGEGVTWMFGRALLEEGLGTPAGEGDVRIRPQGWARTVIELHSPLGVAVIRFGTAALRRFLLRSYAVVEPGTEDLGPELDQGLAALLDEV
- a CDS encoding sigma-70 family RNA polymerase sigma factor; the protein is MTDQPARVPAQASPSATAAYVRVYEEEQPRLVAYARSLTRNTWAAEDLVAEAHFRVWRRLSAGHEIDNVPAYLMTTVRHLASSVASATHETPRDPQIPEQASAGQVDDPAEQVSSTDLLVRVLGELPERWVQALWLADAEGQPLETVGRQIGAKQGATAVLLHRAREGMRQAFLRSQTEAPDDPACEVHWVRMPAYVRGNATPRQSERLLAHVDACDGCRGRLAVLIRANNRLPALVGPALLVFVMGGGTGKFLASLTAGSAGAASATGRGLLHTARAAGPKTKAALASGTAAAAAIAVVLALGVNESPATVTSPGKVPVARGPVAQTPVAGPSAGVAGEPPGGAARRVERDRGDGTGAVVAGDPGSRSGSSDGGGAEGDSGAPEQPAPEVPQPAPTPPKEQQPEPGQPKPGTPREKPPVPEPGTPAPTDPDPVGESPEPPTYSEPPPAPEPTEPSDPSDPSDPSDPPAPETPEPPTPGDGCGPPPTPGTSAPDKGVEPTTYA
- a CDS encoding zinc-ribbon domain-containing protein gives rise to the protein MLILFGTKGYLYQLAILTLVCGRCGNPAAHTLRKRVTKFTLFFVPLFPISTKYATQCTFCGAESKLSAEEAEQLQTQAAAGGGTGGQVQGGQAPQQPYHQ
- a CDS encoding ABC transporter ATP-binding protein, with product MRLEGVGLRYGWRGPWVVREVDLDLPAGRLVRAQGANGCGKSTLLRVVAGSARPDRGRVLGRPARTAYVPERFPPALPFSASEYLRLVGRVHGLPGAEAERRGARLLARFGAEEHAGQPLAKLSKGTCQKVAVVQALLAEPELLVLDEAWTGLDADSRVALDDEVERRVAEGATVVFVDHDPERLSERTDLRWVVGGGTVAVTRQAAAAPVRIDCAGLTGGVAELSALPGVRAVSTLADGSVRLETDETHSDAVLRALLAEPGAHVRGVSGGPR